The genome window ACATAGATATCGTGCATGTTGGACATGCAGGTCGACTCGCGAGCCTGCTCCCTTGCCCTACTGATAACAGGAAACAGAATAGCGGCAAGTATGGCAATAATGGCTATGACAACAAGCATCTCGATCAGCGTAAAGGCCGATCGACTCTTTTGAACAGATGGCAAAAACATGGCACGAGCTCCCCTAAAAACTCCCTCTACAGAAGTATAGCACGCCTCCGTTGAAGTTTGACGACGTTTGTCTTTTTTTGGTTCCTTATCGGGAAAACGCATAAGCGAGATAGGCGTTGACCAGTGCATTTCCCCAAAACAGTGTTAGGAAGAAGCCGATTACAAGAAAAGGGCCGAAGGGAATGGCTGTGGGCGCAGGCACCCAATCTTCGGCTGCGGGGTTCTCTTGGACTACCTTTTCCCCCCTCCATCGTTTCCAAAGATCGCCTAGATAAGCCCAAAGGTCGCCCAGGATAAGGCACCAAACGATAGCCCAAACCTCGTGAAGCAGATAGCCTGCTGGGCTAACATGCTCGCCATCTTGTTCTCCCTCGGCCAAGGCTAGCTCCTCTTGATGGTTCGATGAGCGATGCCTCCGAAGATAGATTAAAACAGGCCCTACGATGAGACCTGCCAGGCACGATAGCACTACCCACACCGGCAGCAGCCGCAATGGATTTTCACTATGTGTCACCTGTAGGGCGAGCATGGCGCCCATGCCGCGCCCTAATAGCACGTCTCCTAACCCCATGGCCTCAACGCCCTTCCAGAGCCAACCTAAAATGCGGATGCTTCCGAAAAGGAGCGTCCCGATAACGGCACCCCAAATCGAAACCGGCAGCCATCCTCCTACAAACGGATGGATAGTGGCATGACGTCCCCATTCGACAAGCTCTAGCCCTATCGGAATACAGAACAGAAGGATGTTCAGCGTGTCCGGTATGGTAAAAGTTGCCAGGTCTATAAAAAACACCGGTATCAGCACCGCCGTATATGCCAGTAAAGCAAGGCAGATCAGTGCTCCCTCTTCCATAAAGCGTAGCACGACAAGGGTGAAGAGAACGCCGGTCAGCAGCTCTACCCCGAAATAGCGCCATGCGATGGGTTTTCCGCAATAGCGACATCGGCAACGCAGTATCAGAAAGCTGAAAAGGGGGATCAGATCGAGGGCTCCTAAGCGATGTCGGCAATGAGGACATATAGAAAATCGCGGTTCTAAAAGCGATAGTCCTTTCGGAAGCCGATAGATAACTGCGTTAAGAAAACTCCCGATAGTGATGCCACAGAGAAAGGCAACGCCTCCTAGAAACCAGAGGGGCACAAAGATCATGGTGTTGTTTCTAAATTCTTGAGTCAACTGCTAGTTCTTAAGTTAACTGTAACCAGGCTCCCTTAAGGGAGCCTGGTTTATGCTGACAGAGTAGCTGTTTAAGGCGGGCTTATTCGCCACCGCCGCCACCGCTTAGGTTGGATACCACCTGAATGAGCGGCATGAAAAGGGCAATGACGATAAAACCTACGCAGAACCCCAGGAACACGATCATGATCGGCTCGATAGCCGCCGTGAGCGACTGGAGCTGCGCATCCACTTCGCCCTCGTAAAAATCGGCCACCTTTGTCAGCATGTGATCGAGCGAACCCGATTCCTCACCAATGGAGATCATGTGCACGACCATCGGCGGAAAGAGTCGGCTCTTCTCTAAGGGATCTTTAATTCGTTCTCCCTCTCGAATGCGCGCTCGTGCCGCCATAATGGCATCGCTGACAATGACGTTACCCACCGCTCCGGCCACCGTCTCCATCGCTTGTAGAATGGGCACGCCAGCGGAGAGCAGCGTTGAGAGCGTGCGGGCAAATCGTGCCAAAGTGACCTTGTGGATCAACTTGCTGAAGACGGGTATCCAGGAGATTTTGAAGCGGTCAATGAACCTCCGACCGGGGCGGGTACGGCCTAGCATCTTGATGGAAAACCACACGAGGAAGATGATCAGCAGCCCGATGTACCATTTGCTCTTCAGGAAGTTGCTGAAGTCCACCAGAACCTGCGTCATCCAAGGAAGCTCTTTTACTCCCAGATCCTTAAATAGGTCTATGAACTTCGGCACGATGAAAGTGGTTAGCCCCAACACGATGAGCACTGCCACGATCACGACGATGGTCGGATAGGTGAGGGCCGATTTTACCTTACGGCGCAGCTCCATATCCTTTTCGAGGAAGTGTGCGAGGCGTTGCAACGACTCCTCAAGTACGCCGCCGACCTCCCCAGCGCGGATAAGCCCGATGAAGAGGTTATTGAACACGGCAGGGTACTTCGACATGGCCTTTGAGAGCGTAGAACCGCCCTCTACCTCCACTTGAACCTCTTTGATAATGCGGCGGAGCTTGGGGTTTTGGGTCTGCTCACCCAACACATCGAGCGTACGCACTAACGAGACGCCCGCGTCAATCATGGTAGAGAACTGGCGACAGAAGATGGCGACATCGCGCAGCTTTACACGGCCAAAGCCGGTGCCTGACGTGGTTCCTTTTGTCTTACCTGTTTTCTTTATTGTGGTGACGCGGAAGCCTTGTTCTTGCAGACGACGCGTGAGGATCTCCTCGCTCTCGGCTTCCGACGTCCCTGTGCGCACGTTGCCCGTGGCATCACTTACGGTGTACTGAAAGATAGGCATAGGCAGCCTCCTAGTATCGGTTCATACCGCCCTGACCACCGGGTTGTCCCCCTTGGGGCATGGTAACGGTACGGATCATCTTTTCGAGTTCAGTTGGGTTCATGGCACGCGACATGGCCTCTTCCAGCGTAATGAGGCCGCGCAGATAGAGGTCGCGCAAGGCTTGATCCATTGTCTGCATGCCAAGGCTCCCGCTGGTTTGGATCATCGAGGTGATCTGATGGGCTTTGTTTTCACGGATGAGGTTGCGAATGGCCGGGCTCGCCCTCATGATCTCCATAGCACACACGCGACCAGGTTGGCCGGCACGCGGCAGCAGCTGTTGACAGAGGATAGCTTGGAGGTTATTGGAGAGCTGCAGGCGCACCTGCTCTTGCTGGCCGGGAGGGAACGAGTCGACGATGCGCTCCACCGACGTCGCAGCCGAGTTGGTGTGGAGGGTTGCGAACACCAAGTGCCCTGTTTCAGCAGCGGAGACCGCCATCTGCATGGTTTCTAGGTCGCGCATCTCCCCAACGAGAATTACATCGGGGTCTTCGCGCAGAGCGGCACGTAGCGCCTTACTGAACTGGCGTGTGTCCTGCCCCACCTCACGTTGATTGATGATGCTGAACTTATGCGTATGAAGGTACTCGATGGGGTCCTCGATGGTGATGATATGGCGGCTCTGTTCCGAGTTGATGCGGTCAATCATGGCCGCAAGCGTGGTGGATTTTCCGGAACCGGTAGGCCCTGTTACCAGCACCAGTCCGCGCGGCAGGCGCGTTAACTCGATAAGCACAGACGGCAGTCCGAGCTGTTCAATGGTGGGGATTTTTTGCGGGATTTGGCGGAAAGCGCTCGCCACATTTCCCTTATCACGGAACACGTTTACACGGAAACGAGCCGACCGTGCCATTTGGTAGGAGAAGTCGAGTTCGAGGTCGGTCTCGAAGCGCTGTATCTGCTCGTCAGTGAGGATTTCGTAGACGAGGCGCTGCGAGTCGCGTGGGGTTACTTTTTCAAAGGGTAGCGGCTGCAGGGCGCCATCAATGCGCACAACAGGCGGGATACCCACAGCCAGATGCAAGTCGGAGGCACCCTTTTCCACGACGATTCGCAGTAGATCGTCAATATGTGCGTCATCGAGCGGTGCAGGGCGTGCGCTTGTTACCTGCACCGTCTGAGGCGGAGGGCTTACCGGTGGCGGGGGCGCCCCCCCTGTTCCCGGAGTGCCCATCAATGGATTGGATACTGGTGGTGTCCCCTGTTGGGGTGGACGATTAGACGGATTCATATTTGACACTTCCATAAAACCCTTTCAGAATTCAAAAGAGTGCTTTTTCAGAGGATGCAGTGAGAAACAGGCATCCTCTAAATAGTATACGCACCAAATCTTCAAGGAGGCTCAATAGCCTGCCGTGAAGACCGTCCGCATCACCTCTTCAGGGGTGGTAATTCCCTGCAGTACCTTAGCCAACCCGTCTTCACGCAACTCCATCATGCCGTTAGCCTTTGCGGCCTCTTTCAGATCGGCCAAAGGTGCACGGCGCACGATCATTTCGGCGATCTCGGCATTGACTCGCATCAACTCGTAGATGCCGATGCGCCCTCGATAGCCAGTATAACGGCAGGCCTCACATCCGCGCCCACGCGCCAACTGCACGGTTTGGGCAGGGTCTTCCACTTTGAAGCCAAACTTTCTCAGGTCGGATGCCGGCGCCTCATAGAACTCCTTGCACTCATTGCAGATACGCCGTGCGAGGCGCTGCGCAAGAACCCCTATTACGGTTGCTGAGATAAGGAAGGGTTCCACACCCATGTCAATAAGGCGGATGGTAGCCGACGGTGCATCGTTGGTGTGCAGGGTGGAGAGAACGAGGTGGCCAGTAAGAGCGGCCTCAATGGCGATCTCTGCGGTTTCAAGGTCGCGCATCTCTCCTACCATGATGATATCGGGGTCTTGACGGAGGAAGGCACGGAGAGCCGTGGCAAACGTAAGCCCGGCCTTTCGGTTGACCTGTACCTGCGTAACACCGCTAAGCACATATTCTACCGGGTCTTCAATAGTGAGAATGTTTTTCTCTACCGTATTCAGTTTGTTTAGCAAGGAGTACTGTGTGGTGGTTTTTCCGTGTCCGGTAGGTCCGGTAGAGAGGATCATACCGTTAGGCTGAGAGGCAAGCTCTTCAAGTTGCGCTTGAACCTCCGGCAAAAAGCCGAGCTTGTTGAGACCGATCATGACGCTACTTTTGTCGAGGATGCGCATGACGATCTTCTCACCGTGCAGGTTGGGTAAGCAGGATACGCGCAGGTCGTACTCCTTGCCCTGATAACGTGTGGCAATACGCCCATCTTGCGGTACGCGACGCTCGGCAATGTTCATTTCAGAGAGGATTTTGTAACGCGCCACGAGAGGGAGTTTGAGGTAGGCGGGCATCTGCATGATCTCATGAAGCACGCCATCAATACGGTAACGCACGCGAACTCCCCGCCGGTCTGGCTCAATATGGATATCGGAGGCACGCTCTTTGATGGCCTGCTGGAGAATGGTGGCAGCAAGACGAACAATGGGCGCCTGGTCTACTAGCTCACGTAGGTCCGATTCCTCATCCACCTCTTTAGCGGCATCGCCCCGGGCACCGTATTCGGCCATTGCCTGCGCCATGGCGGAACGCGCATCCGAGTCGACGAGCTCCGTGCTTGGTTTGGCGCCGTCCGAGCTTGCATTAGCCGAGACCCCTCCACCGTAGTAGGTGGTCAACGCCTGCTCTATCTGGTCTGGCACAGCGAGAACCGGCCGTATCTGGCATCGTGAGACCATACGAAGCGTATCCTGGACTTCAAGGTTGTTGACATCGCCCATGGCCACATAGAGCACCTGGCCATCCTTCTTCACTGGCAGCACGTTATGCGCCTTGGCCACGTGGTCGGGCACCACATTAATTGCGCTCGGATCCGGCTTGTAGGTGGTGAGGTTAACGAAAGCAACTCCCATCTCCTGGGCTTTTGCCTCGTAGACGTGTACGGGGTTAATGCCCATCTCGATGAGAATGCGTGCAAGATCTTGTTTTGTCGTTTGCTGGATTTTTCGAGCCTCCTCAATTTGGCTCTGAGAGGCATAGCCTTTCTCCAGCATATAGTCACCCATGCTTTTGCGTGCCATTACCATGGTAGTTATCTCCACCCTATGCGTGTTCGTTTTGCTTCTATCTCTTCGCGCTGCGTTCGAACGCAGGTACCACAGAACGGCGCTTGCATTTACTGCTGTCAAACGCTGCGCCGATTATATCACAACCCCGATCTGAACGCAAGCACTTTTTTCGCTTGGCTCGAAAGCCTTTTCTCGAAATGAGACCTCTAATTAAGAAATAATGAGTTCGGCTCGAACTTGTTCCCTTGGAACAACGCATTTTCGCGAACACAGGCTAAAAAGACGCACAGATCTTGCTAACTATATAGAACATCTTTGTAGTCTTTTTTGTTCCCTACTTGAAGACGACCGCACTGCTATTTTCGGTCATCTCTCTAAGTCTTCTGTAGTTTACCCCTTACAGCGGCCTCCATAGTCGCCACCGGTGGGCTTTGCCCTACCCACCTTTCAAAAGCGATAGCGCCTTGCCACACGAGCATCTGCACGCCATCGAGCGTCGCACAGCCTTGCTGTCGCGCCGCTCGCAAAAGGCATGTCTCTATAGGATTATAGACGAGATCATACACCAAACAATTCGGTTGAAGCCACTCTGGGGGCACTGGGGGCATCTCGTCACTGTGGGGATACATTCCCACGCTCGTTGAGTTCACGAGAAGGTTGGCCTCCTCCATCGCAACCTGCAACCGCCGCCGATCACGGAGAGATATGGCCTCCACCTTCTCTACTGTGGAACCGTAAACGCGCACCCAGTCGGCAAGGTGTTCAGCGCGTTCGAGTGTGCGGTTTGCAATCGTCAGTTGCTTAATGCCTTTTTGAACCAGCGTGTAGGCCACCGCTCGCGCTGCTCCACCGGCTCCCACCAACAGCACATTTTTTCCGTAAACATCGTAGCGACGCTCCTGCAAAGGGCGAAAAAAACCGTCGCCATCGGTGTTATCTCCTAAAAGCCCCTCCGGCAAACAGTGCACCGTATTGACCGCTCCAATCGCCTCCGCGATAGGAGTAAGCCGATGCATATGTTCTACCGCCCTCTCTTTATGGGGAATCGTCAGGTTCACACCCACGACTCCTAAGGCGGGCAGCGCCGTAAGCGCCTTCTGTAACCCATCTGGAGGCACCGGAAACGGCACGTAGACCCACGAAAGCCCCAAAACGGCGAAGGCGGCATTGTGCATGGTCGGAGAAAGGCTGTGCTCGATTGGCCAACCAAATACCCCTACCACGCGTGTTTTTCCGCTTATCTCCTGCATGCAGCTCTAAACCCGTGCCTCCTTCAAATGCCCTCTTCGTCGAAAATACCATAGGAGCAAGCGCTCCGGCGGTCGGCTTATAAAGCGTGTGTAGAGAAACTCATGCGGATGCAGTGGCTGCACCATAATGGTGTATAACCCCATACGATTGCCACCAAAAATGTCCGTAAACATCTGATCGCCGATAATCACCGTTTCCGCAGGCGAGGTGCCAAGGGCCTCTAAAGCACGACGGAATCCGCTGCGTGCAGGCTTCCTCGCCCAGCCCACAGCCTTGATTCCAAAACGGTGGGCCATACGCTGCGACCGTCCCGTGCGCAAGGAGTTGGATAGCAAGCAGATACGAATGCCTAATCGCTTTAGCTCCTCAATCCAGTTCGCCACCTCGGCCTCTATTTCCTCTTTTTGCCACGGCACCAGTGTGTTGTCTAAGTCCAAAACAACCCCTCTAAACCCGCGCTCCCAAAGCTCTCGAGGGGCGATATCGAGTACGGAACGTACATAACGATGAGGACAAAATCGCAAAATCCCTTTCCGCTCACCTGCTTCCATACCTGCATCCAACACTCCCATCTCGTTCTAGCGGAACGTCTATCTTTCTCCCGAAACGACTCGCTGCCCTCATCGCGCCAAATAATACCCCATAACTAACCCTCTCTTCGAATGCCTATGCCGAGCAAGGCCGAACCTTGTTTTGCCTCTGAGCAAGACGTCTATACCCAAGGGCACTTGTCTATTGTACACTATCTTCCCTTAAAAACGCAGTCAACTCTCTTCTGGCACATAAAAACAAGCATTTTGATATTACAACAGGTGGTCAAGGAGGCCTGTCGTAACAGGCTTCATCATCGCAATGCTGCCAGTTTGAGCGGCTCTCCCTACTTGTGCTGCCGGCGGTCGAGATAGGTTTGTAGAATAAGACAGGCCGCGTTAGCATCTACTACCTCTTTCCGACGTCTGAAGTCGCTCTCCAAAGAGCGCAACACCCTTTCTGCCTCCAGTGTGGTAAAGCGCTCGTCAAGAACTTCTATGGGAATACGCACATTGCGACGTAAAATCTGTAGGAAAGCTTCCACTTTCTGTGCTTGAACCCCTTTTTGCCCCTCCAACGTCAAAGGCAATCCTACAACGATACGCCCTATCTTTTCGGAAGCCACTAAAGCGCGAATAGCAGCCATATCGCGACGCCATCCCTCCTGGCGAACAATGGTTTGCACTGGGAAGGCCCAACGTTCCTCCTCATCACTTATGGCAACGCCTATCGTTTTTTCTCCGACATCTAGTCCCAGTATTTTCATAATATGGTTAATCCGTAACCGATTTTTTGCTAGCCGCTAGTTCCTCTACCTAGCAACAATCAGCCTATATGCAGTCAATATGAAGAATTCAAGCAGGCCTTTTACCATTCTTCCATTGTTTAATAATACGTTTTGTTATGCTGCCTACCTCATTTAGACGGCCTTGGTCATCCATCAAGTTCTCAAGTACGCCAACAAAGAGGCCGTTGCAGCCTAAATCCCATGCGAGTTGGGCCTGTTGTAGCTGCCTCTGTGGAGTTGGAGTAATATCCCATT of Chthonomonas calidirosea T49 contains these proteins:
- a CDS encoding prepilin peptidase gives rise to the protein MTQEFRNNTMIFVPLWFLGGVAFLCGITIGSFLNAVIYRLPKGLSLLEPRFSICPHCRHRLGALDLIPLFSFLILRCRCRYCGKPIAWRYFGVELLTGVLFTLVVLRFMEEGALICLALLAYTAVLIPVFFIDLATFTIPDTLNILLFCIPIGLELVEWGRHATIHPFVGGWLPVSIWGAVIGTLLFGSIRILGWLWKGVEAMGLGDVLLGRGMGAMLALQVTHSENPLRLLPVWVVLSCLAGLIVGPVLIYLRRHRSSNHQEELALAEGEQDGEHVSPAGYLLHEVWAIVWCLILGDLWAYLGDLWKRWRGEKVVQENPAAEDWVPAPTAIPFGPFLVIGFFLTLFWGNALVNAYLAYAFSR
- a CDS encoding type II secretion system F family protein: MPIFQYTVSDATGNVRTGTSEAESEEILTRRLQEQGFRVTTIKKTGKTKGTTSGTGFGRVKLRDVAIFCRQFSTMIDAGVSLVRTLDVLGEQTQNPKLRRIIKEVQVEVEGGSTLSKAMSKYPAVFNNLFIGLIRAGEVGGVLEESLQRLAHFLEKDMELRRKVKSALTYPTIVVIVAVLIVLGLTTFIVPKFIDLFKDLGVKELPWMTQVLVDFSNFLKSKWYIGLLIIFLVWFSIKMLGRTRPGRRFIDRFKISWIPVFSKLIHKVTLARFARTLSTLLSAGVPILQAMETVAGAVGNVIVSDAIMAARARIREGERIKDPLEKSRLFPPMVVHMISIGEESGSLDHMLTKVADFYEGEVDAQLQSLTAAIEPIMIVFLGFCVGFIVIALFMPLIQVVSNLSGGGGGE
- a CDS encoding type IV pilus twitching motility protein PilT, whose protein sequence is MNPSNRPPQQGTPPVSNPLMGTPGTGGAPPPPVSPPPQTVQVTSARPAPLDDAHIDDLLRIVVEKGASDLHLAVGIPPVVRIDGALQPLPFEKVTPRDSQRLVYEILTDEQIQRFETDLELDFSYQMARSARFRVNVFRDKGNVASAFRQIPQKIPTIEQLGLPSVLIELTRLPRGLVLVTGPTGSGKSTTLAAMIDRINSEQSRHIITIEDPIEYLHTHKFSIINQREVGQDTRQFSKALRAALREDPDVILVGEMRDLETMQMAVSAAETGHLVFATLHTNSAATSVERIVDSFPPGQQEQVRLQLSNNLQAILCQQLLPRAGQPGRVCAMEIMRASPAIRNLIRENKAHQITSMIQTSGSLGMQTMDQALRDLYLRGLITLEEAMSRAMNPTELEKMIRTVTMPQGGQPGGQGGMNRY
- a CDS encoding GspE/PulE family protein, producing the protein MVMARKSMGDYMLEKGYASQSQIEEARKIQQTTKQDLARILIEMGINPVHVYEAKAQEMGVAFVNLTTYKPDPSAINVVPDHVAKAHNVLPVKKDGQVLYVAMGDVNNLEVQDTLRMVSRCQIRPVLAVPDQIEQALTTYYGGGVSANASSDGAKPSTELVDSDARSAMAQAMAEYGARGDAAKEVDEESDLRELVDQAPIVRLAATILQQAIKERASDIHIEPDRRGVRVRYRIDGVLHEIMQMPAYLKLPLVARYKILSEMNIAERRVPQDGRIATRYQGKEYDLRVSCLPNLHGEKIVMRILDKSSVMIGLNKLGFLPEVQAQLEELASQPNGMILSTGPTGHGKTTTQYSLLNKLNTVEKNILTIEDPVEYVLSGVTQVQVNRKAGLTFATALRAFLRQDPDIIMVGEMRDLETAEIAIEAALTGHLVLSTLHTNDAPSATIRLIDMGVEPFLISATVIGVLAQRLARRICNECKEFYEAPASDLRKFGFKVEDPAQTVQLARGRGCEACRYTGYRGRIGIYELMRVNAEIAEMIVRRAPLADLKEAAKANGMMELREDGLAKVLQGITTPEEVMRTVFTAGY
- a CDS encoding shikimate dehydrogenase, encoding MQEISGKTRVVGVFGWPIEHSLSPTMHNAAFAVLGLSWVYVPFPVPPDGLQKALTALPALGVVGVNLTIPHKERAVEHMHRLTPIAEAIGAVNTVHCLPEGLLGDNTDGDGFFRPLQERRYDVYGKNVLLVGAGGAARAVAYTLVQKGIKQLTIANRTLERAEHLADWVRVYGSTVEKVEAISLRDRRRLQVAMEEANLLVNSTSVGMYPHSDEMPPVPPEWLQPNCLVYDLVYNPIETCLLRAARQQGCATLDGVQMLVWQGAIAFERWVGQSPPVATMEAAVRGKLQKT
- a CDS encoding YqeG family HAD IIIA-type phosphatase; the encoded protein is MEAGERKGILRFCPHRYVRSVLDIAPRELWERGFRGVVLDLDNTLVPWQKEEIEAEVANWIEELKRLGIRICLLSNSLRTGRSQRMAHRFGIKAVGWARKPARSGFRRALEALGTSPAETVIIGDQMFTDIFGGNRMGLYTIMVQPLHPHEFLYTRFISRPPERLLLWYFRRRGHLKEARV
- the ruvX gene encoding Holliday junction resolvase RuvX; this translates as MKILGLDVGEKTIGVAISDEEERWAFPVQTIVRQEGWRRDMAAIRALVASEKIGRIVVGLPLTLEGQKGVQAQKVEAFLQILRRNVRIPIEVLDERFTTLEAERVLRSLESDFRRRKEVVDANAACLILQTYLDRRQHK